A stretch of Geomonas oryzisoli DNA encodes these proteins:
- the gspK gene encoding type II secretion system minor pseudopilin GspK, with protein sequence MRGERGFALVIALIVTTLLVALLAEFVNEVYVDTSHSHNFVASQQAGILAESGIAGGIKLLQVSSTLRLGGEYSSLLEPWAKPQSFDADNGTVTVTIEEETGKIDLNAATSQTGTPDQFQKDALLRLFDTLKLSRDLYDPLADWVDTDDTPRPSGAEKIYYGTLKTPLLVHNDKLDTFEELGLIKGYTPEVLAKLRGLVTPYGVANGAPAAVININTAPKEVLMSLDDSLMTGDQVAQILEYRKTKVIKTLADVFGSSTLTQALSIKVGFKGSIYRIRSEGKVGESVRIVEAVVTDVGSTSPRVLYWREY encoded by the coding sequence ATGAGGGGGGAAAGGGGATTCGCCCTCGTCATAGCACTCATCGTGACTACGCTTCTCGTGGCACTATTGGCCGAGTTCGTCAACGAGGTCTACGTCGACACCTCGCACAGCCACAACTTTGTAGCATCGCAGCAGGCGGGCATTCTGGCCGAGTCTGGGATCGCTGGTGGCATCAAGCTTCTGCAGGTCTCCAGCACGCTAAGGCTCGGGGGGGAGTACAGCTCCTTGCTGGAGCCGTGGGCTAAGCCGCAGTCTTTCGACGCTGACAACGGCACGGTTACCGTCACCATCGAGGAGGAGACCGGCAAGATCGACCTGAATGCCGCAACCTCGCAGACCGGCACGCCGGACCAGTTCCAAAAGGATGCACTGCTGAGGCTCTTCGACACCCTGAAGCTGTCGCGCGACCTTTACGACCCGCTGGCGGACTGGGTCGACACCGACGACACGCCGCGTCCAAGCGGTGCAGAAAAGATCTACTACGGCACCCTGAAGACCCCGCTCCTGGTGCACAACGACAAGCTGGACACCTTCGAAGAGCTCGGGCTGATCAAGGGGTACACCCCGGAAGTCCTGGCCAAGTTGCGTGGCTTGGTCACACCGTACGGAGTGGCAAACGGCGCCCCTGCCGCTGTGATCAACATCAACACAGCCCCCAAAGAGGTCCTGATGTCACTGGATGACAGCCTCATGACCGGGGACCAGGTAGCCCAGATCCTCGAGTACCGCAAGACCAAGGTGATCAAAACGCTCGCCGATGTCTTCGGGAGCTCGACGCTCACCCAGGCCCTATCCATAAAAGTCGGATTCAAGGGTTCCATCTACCGGATCCGTTCCGAGGGGAAGGTAGGAGAAAGCGTACGTATCGTCGAGGCCGTGGTGACCGACGTGGGAAGCACGTCGCCCAGGGTCCTTTATTGGAGAGAATATTGA
- a CDS encoding type II secretion system protein GspJ, with translation MRNNKGFTLIELLIALALLVILAGALYGTYFSVVAARDKGGIRMEERRELSATLGKLHDELTSVFYKAPTSSAGATTTTATTQRFHFVVEDRDSFGKPASLLQFTALTPPRIDPSPASDLMVVRYSVREKDDDQILGLVREARDLYLDTSVASVPYPVMDRVEGFMVECWDGGKWVKTWDTALNNRLPNKVRVTITAKGGEVFSTVATLRKTP, from the coding sequence ATGCGCAATAACAAAGGCTTCACCCTCATTGAGCTTCTGATCGCCCTGGCGCTTCTGGTGATCCTGGCCGGCGCCCTGTATGGCACCTACTTCTCGGTAGTCGCGGCCCGCGACAAGGGGGGCATCAGGATGGAGGAGCGCCGCGAGCTCTCCGCCACGCTGGGGAAGCTGCACGACGAGCTGACGTCGGTCTTTTACAAGGCACCCACATCAAGCGCCGGTGCAACGACAACAACGGCAACCACACAGCGGTTCCACTTCGTGGTCGAGGACCGGGACAGCTTCGGCAAGCCGGCTTCGCTTTTACAGTTCACCGCTCTCACCCCGCCTCGCATCGACCCGTCGCCGGCGTCCGACCTCATGGTGGTGCGTTACTCGGTACGGGAAAAGGATGACGACCAGATCCTCGGCCTGGTGCGCGAGGCCCGCGACCTCTATCTCGACACCAGCGTGGCATCGGTCCCCTACCCGGTGATGGACCGGGTGGAGGGGTTCATGGTCGAGTGCTGGGACGGCGGCAAGTGGGTCAAAACGTGGGACACGGCGCTCAACAACAGGCTTCCCAACAAGGTGAGAGTCACGATAACGGCCAAGGGAGGCGAGGTCTTCAGCACCGTCGCCACGCTGAGGAAAACGCCATGA